In the Periophthalmus magnuspinnatus isolate fPerMag1 chromosome 4, fPerMag1.2.pri, whole genome shotgun sequence genome, one interval contains:
- the LOC117369947 gene encoding zinc-binding protein A33-like: MEKISAVEDYLTCPVCLDTFKEPVSLTCHHSFCSKCLQEYWNKNSTRNCPVCRRKSSKDSLDVNFALKELTVSFSQKEEAPGGERPVVCSSHPEQTPLFCLDESRPLCPLCEFSLHSGHKVVTVDSVVSEKKEQLVSQQQSLFQRRKKASNKQTQCEQIQELAHAQVEACEHHIRAEFERLHRFLQQEEESALRALRQEQSRQTQTIEAQMVQIREELCTVEQNLLTVEDLLKKQNMDFLTQYRDTHKDRQTLLSQPSPQLRPGLLINQPKVLANVAFNAWKKMRALVQYSPVILDPNTADPRLYVSEDLRGVTFGETKQQQVPNNPERFWYYAEVQGSESFSSGSHQWDVEVGDHPRWVIGLAEESVDKKEERNAFPENGLWCLMFADGEYSDVVGKTLVLKRSPQRIRVRLDCDEGTVSFFDAGDMSLICSHKDRFTEKMFPFFSISKSGDAETKEIKIYCSEDD; the protein is encoded by the coding sequence ATGGAGAAGATCTCTGCAGTGGAGGACTATCTGACCTGTCCTGTTTGTCTGGACACCTTTAAAGAGCCAGTGTCTCTGACCTGTCACCACAGCTTCTGCTCTAAGTGTCTACAGGAATACTGGAACAAGAACAGCACCAGGAACTGCCCCGTGTGTCGCAGGAAGTCCTCCAAAGACTCTCTAGATGTGAACTTTGCTCTGAAGGAACTGACTGTGTCCTTTTCACAGAAGGAGGAGGCtccaggaggagagaggcctgTGGTGTGCTCCTCACACCCAGAGCAGACGCCTCTGTTCTGCCTGGATGAGAGTcgccctctgtgccctctctgtgagTTTTCTCTTCACTCGGGGCATAAGGTGGTGACTGTGGACTCAGTCGTCAGTGAAAAGAAGGAGCAGCTggtctcacagcagcagtctcTGTtccagaggagaaagaaggcctcaaacaaacagacacagtGTGAACAAATACAGGAGCTGGCACATGCGCAGGTGGAGGCCTGTGAACATCACATCAGGGCAGAGTTTGAGCGGTTACACCGGTTCCTccaacaggaggaggagtctgcacTCAGAGCtctgagacaggagcagagcagacagacccagaccaTAGAAGCACAGATGGTGCAGATCAGGGAGGAGCTGTGTACTGTGGAGCAGAACCTCCTGACTGTGGAAGATCTGCTGAAGAAACAGAACATGGACTTCCTCACACAGTACAGAGACACTCACAAAGACAGACAGACTCTGCTCTCACAGCCCAGCCCACAGCTCAGACCAGGACTCCTGATAAACCAGCCCAAAGTCCTGGCCAACGTGGCCTTCAACGCCTGGAAGAAGATGAGAGCCCTGGTGCAGTACAGTCCAGTCATTCTGGACCCAAACACTGCAGACCCACGACTCTATGTGTCTGAGGATCTGAGGGGGGTGAcatttggagaaactaaacaacaaCAGGTCCCTAATAATCCAGAGAGATTCTGGTACTATGCAGAGGTCCAGGGCAGTGAGAGCTTCAGCTCTGGCTCTCACCAGTGGGACGTGGAGGTGGGGGACCATCCAAGATGGGTCATTGGTTTGGCCGAAGAGTCTGTTGacaagaaggaagagagaaatgCCTTTCCAGAAAATGGACTGTGGTGTTTAATGTTTGCTGATGGAGAATATTCTGATGTTGTTGGTAAAACTCTTGTCCTGAAGAGGAGCCCTCAGAGGATCCGAGTGCGACTGGACTGTGACGAAGGGACAGTGTCTTTCTTTGACGCTGGAGACATGTCTCTGATCTGCTCTCACAAGGACAGATTCACAGAGAAAATGTTCCCGTTTTTCTCTATTAGTAAATCTGGTGACGCTGAAACCAAAGAGATTAAAATATACTGCAGTGAAGATGATTAA
- the LOC129456174 gene encoding homeotic protein spalt-major-like: MCEKRRRLRAQVTERLTAAADEICALFERTIAEYEEELSRSKEENQRKQRLLDSALSPQVRLHRTQDFLHTETVKSEDEEQSLAPESYPRPAQDLYLQVKVKDDASETASQQEQPIGDENDTAPHHEPIRDENDTALHHEPIRDEHDTALHHGPIRDKNDTAPHHEPIRDENDTALHHEPIRDENDTALHHEPIRDENETATEDWMQPWEPESEEGRGYRLNQSQTSDATQTANSFFRNITNGCSVFVDEQMTLTELKRKLTTQNCPICGKSLKRDLWSHILGHTAERPFSCSVCNKGFTRKSSLTLHKSLHLTQKPFSCTVCGKGFTQKSHLKLHLDIHDKHEQKQKETVISKRTRKTKQAAAVQPKPRLNTEKREQNPGRDQSSPSPTGREKKRRKCRQASDQTRASKRLSPLSISQKGEECPVCGKVFNDLWKHMLLHTGERPFRCSVCRKGFTRVSTLTLHRRLHMKVKPYKCSICEREFTQNCSLKVHLAKHAKEDELVRLRAKPLAQQLRSLNLQKYFGTENDRNFEPQPSTSQ, from the exons atgtgtgaaaagagGCGCAGACTGAGAGCGCAGGTGACAgagcggctgactgcggctgcGGACGAGATCTGtgcgctgtttgaaagaacaatagcggagtatgaggaggaactgagccgctccaaagaggagaaccagaggaaacaGCGGCTCCTGGACTCGGCTCTCAGCCCACAGGTCCGGCTCCACAGGACACAGG ATTTTCTtcacacagaaacagttaaaagtGAAGACGAGGAGCAGAGTCTCGCACCGGAATCGTACCCTCGACCTGCCCAGGACCTGTACCTCCAGGTGAAAGTGAAGGACGACGCTTCAGAGACCGCCTCCCAGCAGGAACAACCAATCGGAGACGAGAATGACACCGCCCCGCACCAcgaaccaatcagagacgagAATGACACCGCCCTGCACCAcgaaccaatcagagacgagCATGACACCGCCCTGCACcacggaccaatcagagacaagaaTGACACCGCCCCGCACCAcgaaccaatcagagacgagAATGACACCGCCCTGCACCAcgaaccaatcagagacgagAATGACACCGCCCTGCACCAcgaaccaatcagagacgagAATGAAACTGCGACTGAAGACTGGATGCAGCCATGGGAACCAGAAtcagaggaggggcggggctaccgtctcaaccaatcacaaacCTCGGACGCCACCCAAACGGCAAACTCCTTTTTCCGAAACATCACAAATggctgttctgtttttgtggaCGAGCAGATGACTTTAACCGAGCTCAAGAGGAAACTAACGACGCAAAACTGCCCCATCTGCGGGAAGAGCCTGAAGAGAGACCTCTGGAGCCACATCCTGGGGCACACGGCAGAgagacctttcagctgttcagtctgCAACAAGGGCTTCACACGAAAGAGCTCGCTTACCCTACACAAAAGCCTGCACCTGACCCAGAAACCCTTCAGCTGTACAGTTTGCGGAAAAGGTTTCACTcagaaatcacatttaaaactccaCCTGGACATTCACGACAAGCACGAGCAGAAACAGAAGGAAACGGTGATTAGCAAACGCACGAGAAAGACCAAACAAGCAGCCGCTGTCCAACCCAAACCGCGTTTAAACACAGAAAAGCGGGAACAAAATCCGGGACGAGATCAAAGTTCACCTTCTCCAAcaggaagagaaaagaagagacgcAAATGTCGCCAAGCTTCAGATCAAACTCGAGCTTCCAAGAGGTTAAGTCCGTTATCTATTTCCCAAAAAGGCGAGGAGTGTCCCGTGTGTGGGAAGGTTTTCAACGATTTATGGAAACACATGCTGCTGCACACGGGAGAGAGACCTTTCAGGTGTTCAGTCTGTAGGAAAGGCTTTACCCGGGTGAGCACCCTGACGCTGCACCGGAGGCTTCACATGAAAGTCAAACCGTATAAATGTTCGATTTGTGAGCGAGAATTCACCCAAAACTGCAGCCTCAAAGTCCATCTGGCCAAACACGCCAAAGAAGACGAGCTCGTCCGACTCAGAGCCAAACCTCTGGCCCAACAGCTGCGCAGTTTGAATCTGCAGAAGTATTTTGGAACCGAAAACGACCGAAACTTTGAACCGCAGCCGAGTACTTCACAGTAA
- the slc1a8a gene encoding excitatory amino acid transporter 5 has protein sequence MEELLLPSVEEETRSGDSVPFAPEPSGGQSVGERVKRFLHGPAALELRNTLRNFCRRNGLLTLSVIAVATGCTLGFMLRGTQLSTQAKIYFSFPGELLMRMLKMLILPLITSSLMSGLSSMESKACCRMGVLTVTYYLWTTFIAVVVGIVLVLIVKPGVGTEMESNRLGGGPVMTSADALLDLIRNMVPSNLVEATFQQYKTDLVPILKVPTHTVQPSFVYVIPDESDPSGRTVYLELTPPPEVQYKTSPGTSQQMNVLGIVIFSATMGLLLGRMGERGAPLVNVCQCINECVMKIINAAVWYFPFGIIFLVAGKILDMADPSTLGKKLGWYGVTVLAGLFVHGLILLPLFYFILTHKNPFKYIRGLLQAMVIALATSSSSATLPITMKCLLENCRVDRQIARFVLPVGATINMDGTALYEAVAAIFIAQVNDYELDFGQLVTISITATAASIGAAGIPQAGLVTMVIVLTSVGLPPDDITLIVAIDWILDRFRTMINVLGDALAAGIIAHLCRKDFPLSESGKGVPSYGTGKPHSVNVPMTELHTHRDCLYDDDLTQRHTVYYNICQV, from the exons ATGGAGGAGCTGCTGTTGCCGAGCGTAGAGGAGGAGACGCGGTCGGGCGACAGCGTGCCGTTCGCCCCGGAGCCCAGCGGGGGGCAGTCCGTGGGAGAGAGAGTCAAACGCTTCCTGCACGGTCCCGCCGCGCTGGAGCTGCGCAACACGCTCCGCAACTTCTGCCGCCGCAACGGGCTCCTCACGCTGTCCGTCATCGCCGTGGCCACGGGCTGCACGCTCGGCTTCATGCTGCGAGGAACACAGCTCAGCACGCAG gcaAAGATCTACTTCTCGTTCCCTGGAGAGCTGCTGATGAGGATGCTCAAGATGCTCATCCTGCCCCTCAtcacctccag TTTGATGTCGGGCCTGTCGTCCATGGAGTCCAAGGCGTGCTGTCGGATGGGCGTGCTCACCGTCACGTATTACCTGTGGACCACCTTCATCGCGGTGGTCGTGGGCATCGTCCTCGTTCTCATCGTCAAACCGGGCGTCGGCACCGAGATGGAGAGTAACCGCCTCGGGGGAGGGCCCGTGATGACATCTGCCGACGCCCTGCTCGACCTCATCAG AAACATGGTTCCCTCAAACCTGGTGGAGGCCACATTTCAGcag TACAAGACCGACCTGGTGCCCATCCTCAAAGTGCCCACTCACACGGTGCAGCCCAGCTTCGTGTACGTGATCCCGGACGAGAGCGACCCCAGTGGCCGCACCGTGTACCTGGAGCTGACCCCGCCCCCCGAGGTCCAGTACAAGACCAGTCCCGGGACCAGCCAACAGATGAACGTGCTGGGCATCGTCATCTTCTCCGCCACCATGG GTCTGCTGCTGGGTCGGATGGGTGAGAGAGGAGCCCCGCTGGTCAACGTGTGTCAGTGCATCAACGAGTGCGTCATGAAGATCATCAACGCCGCCGTCTG GTACTTTCCGTTCGGGATCATCTTTCTGGTTGCGGGTAAGATCCTGGACATGGCTGACCCGAGCACTCTGGGGAAGAAGCTGGGCTGGTACGGGGTCACGGTCCTGGCCGGGCTCTTCGTCCACGGCCTCATCCTGCTGCCGCTCTTCTACTTCATCCTGACGCACAAGAACCCCTTTAAGTACATCCGAGGTCTGCTGCAGGCCATGGTGATCGCACTCGCAACCTCCTCCAG CTCGGCGACTCTGCCCATCACGATGAAGTGTCTGCTGGAGAACTGCCGCGTGGACCGTCAGATCGCTCGCTTCGTGCTGCCCGTCGGCGCCACCATCAACATGGACGGTACTGCGCTCTACGAGGCGGTGGCGGCCATCTTTATCGCCCAGGTCAACGACTACGAGCTCGACTTCGGACAGCTGGTCACCATCAG TATCACGGCGACGGCGGCGAGCATCGGAGCGGCCGGGATCCCTCAGGCCGGACTCGTTACCATGGTGATAGTCCTGACCTCTGTCGGACTtcctcctgatgacatcactctCATCGTGGCCATTGATTGGATTCT tGACCGGTTCCGGACGATGATAAACGTTCTGGGCGACGCTCTGGCTGCAGGGATCATCGCTCACCTGTGCAGGAAGGACTTCCCCCTGAGCGAGAGCGGGAAG GGTGTCCCTTCTTATGGGACGGGGAAACCCCACAGTGTGAACGTCCCCATGACGGAGCTGCACACTCACAGAGACTGTCTCTATGACGACGACCTGACCCAGAGGCACACGGTCTATTACAACATCTGCCAGGTCTAg
- the LOC117369948 gene encoding zinc finger protein OZF-like — protein MNEEPKSAEEPELKEEPELKEEPGVQMDRSSPEPRVKEETPETPQIKEEAEEQSLKQEQEALPEFTTVCVKSEECSVGVQIHWFNPELRVKEETPETPQIKEEAEEQSLKQEQEALPEFTAVCVKSEEQSSQTEPKEEQQEELISTEHGQFHSHTRLQTRSSSDTDEDTDNDDDWEPSAAHMETDADHGDRGEEKTGEGGEKKKRRKYECTICHKSYTTNQNLKVHIRSHTGEKPYSCSVCKKSFVQKCRLNKHSKIHTGERPYSCPTCDQTFTHKADIKKHLRSHTGERPFSCSICKKTFIQSGNLNAHMRIHTGERPYSCPTCQKEFKQSNELKSHMRSHTGERPYSCSMCEKTYVKKTSLKEHMKKHTGERPYSCSVCQKTFALKDYLHVHMRTHTGERPYSCSFCKKAFILSCQLTAHKRTHTGEKPFSCSICGKKFALTSGLRRHTRTHTGERPYSCSVCEKAFSSQGNLFNHKKTHTKEKPYSCTVCQKSFGQSSHLKSHMKTH, from the exons atgaaCGAGGAGCCGAAGAGCGCGGAGGAGCCGGAGCTCAAAGAAGAGCCGGAGCTCAAAGAGGAGCCGG gTGTTCAGATGGACCGGTCCAGCCCTGAGCCCAGAGTGAAGGAGGAAACCCCAGAGACTCCACAGATtaaagaggaagcagaggaacagagcctCAAACAGGAACAAGAGGCGCTCCCAGAGTTCActactgtgtgtgtgaagagtGAAGAGTGCTCTGTGG GCGTTCAAATCCACTGGTTCAATCCTGAGCtgagagtgaaggaggaaaccccagagactccacagattaaagaggaagcagaggaacagagcctCAAACAGGAACAAGAGGCGCTCCCAGAGTtcactgctgtgtgtgtgaagagTGAAGAACAGTCCTCACAAACGGAGCCCAAAGAGGAACAACAGGAAGAGCTCATCAGCACAGAACACGGGCAGTTCCACTCGCACACTCGCCTACAAACTCGCAGCTCTTCAGACACTGATGAAGACACCGACAACGATGACGACTGGGAGCCCTCAGCTGCGCACATGGAGACGGACGCTGACCACGGGGACCGAGGAGAGGAGAAAACGGGAGAAGGGGgggaaaagaagaagaggaggaaatacGAGTGCACCATTTGTCACAAGTCTTACACAACTAATCAAAACTTAAAAGTCCACATCAGAAGTCACACGGGTGAAAAACCTTACAGCTGCTCAGTTTGTAAGAAGTCCTTTGTCCAGAAATGTAGATTAAACAAACATAGTAAaattcacacaggagagaggccTTACAGCTGTCCAACCTGTGACCAGACCTTTACACATAAGGCTGATATTAAAAAACACTTAAGAAGTCACACGGGAGAgagacctttcagctgttcaatTTGTAAGAAAACATTTATCCAAAGTGGTAATCTCAATGCACACATGAGAATTCACACCGGAGAGAGACCTTACAGCTGTCCCACCTGTCAGAAAGAATTTAAACAAAGCAACGAACTCAAGAGTCACATGCGATCTCACACAGGGGaaagaccttacagctgttcgaTGTGTGAGAAAACGTATGTCAAAAAGACGAGTCTGAAGGAgcacatgaaaaaacacacaggggagagaccttacagctgttcagtttGTCAGAAAACATTTGCACTGAAGGATTACCTCCACGTGCACATGAGAACTCACACCGGAGAGAGACCATACAGCTGTTCATTTTgtaaaaaagcttttattttgtcGTGTCAACTCACTGCGCACAAGAGGACTCACACAGGGGaaaaacctttcagctgttcaatATGTGGGAAAAAGTTTGCATTAACCTCTGGTCTCAGGCGGCACACGAGAAcgcacacaggagagagaccaTACAGCTGTTCAGTTTGTGAGAAGGCATTTTCATCGCAGGGTAACCTGTTCAATCACAAAAAAACTCACACAAAAGAGAAGCCTTACAGCTGTACAGTTTGTCAGAAATCATTTGGCCAATCGAGTCATCTCAAAtcacacatgaaaacacactgA